From Lolium perenne isolate Kyuss_39 chromosome 5, Kyuss_2.0, whole genome shotgun sequence, a single genomic window includes:
- the LOC127302454 gene encoding WEB family protein At2g38370-like — protein MVVVVRSSIRSRRRPPKSLQRQGGRHWASAAPLSSSSPPVSAAVGGGRAETDTSAPFDSVREAVDRFSGSAAWSSHLVGRIFAHHKKQDQRVVGTEENEQCISLEEQTAQLEKELRVKEREMLDVL, from the exons atggtggtggtggtgcggagCTCCATTCGTAGCAGGAGAAGACCTCCCAAATCTTTGCAAAGGCAAGGAGGCCGGCACTGGGCTTCGGCGGCGCCACTGTCCTCGTCGTCCCCGCCTGTGTCAGCGGCTGTCGGCGGAGGCAGGGCAGAGACCGACACCTCGGCGCCGTTCGATTCGGTGCGAGAGGCCGTCGACCGCTTCAGTGGCAGCGCCGCCTGGAGCTCCCACCTCGTCGGCCGCATCTTCGCGCACCACAAG AAACAGGACCAGCGTGTGGTGGGGACTGAAGAGAACGAGCAATGCATCAGCCTGGAGGAGCAGACCGCGCAGCTAGAGAAGGAGCTCAGGGTCAAAGAAAGGGAGATGCTCGATGTGCTCTAG
- the LOC127302453 gene encoding uncharacterized protein, with protein sequence MSKSCKGLAMELVKCLSETDCVKVQNRPYKECAGEKVPCITSECVGLRETYFNCKRGQVDMRARIRGNKGY encoded by the exons ATGTCGAAGTCGTGCAAGGGGCTGGCCATGGAGCTCGTCAAGTGCCTCAGCGAGACCGACTGCGTCAAG GTGCAGAACAGGCCGTACAAGGAGTGCGCCGGGGAGAAGGTGCCCTGCATCACCAGCGAGTGCGTCGGCCTGCGGGAGACCTACTTCAACTGCAAAAGGGGCCAG GTTGACATGCGAGCTCGGATACGGGGGAACAAGGGCTATTAA
- the LOC127302455 gene encoding uncharacterized protein, translated as MKPRAPAVAAALSSGVPAKLRPHLPRITAFLIVFSVGYSLGIVSSSTRPTPKPSQTVIRPHAAHLTAGLGATTTTGVAASSFNGTTGADYPRSPPHDLFRFRDECREAVPSDAVVQTLIDKLFDGESPYASFPPEHTAALLHPAAARPRGWGSTGAVFAELIEEVRPETILELGAFLGASALHMAAVARNLSLSPAILCVDDFRGWPAFRGRFRRDVPAQRHGDVLLLPQFMANVAAAGAEDRVLPLPFSTASVLTALCQWGVYADLIEVDAGHDFHSAWADINLAWAVLRPGGVMFGHDYFTGADDRGVRRAVTLFAKVKGLSVRPHGQHWILSAKPHGDARR; from the coding sequence ATGAAGCCGCGTGCGcctgcggtggcggcggcgctttCCTCGGGCGTGCCGGCCAAGCTCCGGCCGCACCTCCCGCGGATCACCGCCTTCCTGATCGTCTTCTCCGTCGGGTACTCTCTCGGTATCGTGTCCTCGTCGACTCGTCCCACGCCCAAGCCGTCGCAGACCGTCATACGGCCGCACGCCGCGCACCTCACCGCCGGCTTGGGCGCAACGACCACCACCGGCGTCGCAGCGTCGTCGTTCAACGGCACCACCGGTGCAGACTACCCGCGATCGCCGCCGCACGACCTGTTCCGGTTCAGAGACGAGTGCCGGGAGGCGGTGCCGAGCGACGCCGTGGTGCAGACGCTGATCGACAAGCTGTTCGACGGCGAGAGCCCGTACGCGAGCTTCCCGCCGGAGCACACCGCGGCGCTGCTGcacccggcggcggcgcggccgcgCGGGTGGGGGTCGACGGGGGCGGTGTTCGCGGAGCTGATCGAGGAGGTGCGGCCGGAGACGATCCTGGAGCTGGGCGCGTTCCTGGGCGCGTCGGCGCTGCACATGGCGGCCGTGGCCCGGAACCTCTCGCTGTCCCCGGCCATCCTCTGCGTGGACGACTTCCGCGGCTGGCCTGCCTTCCGCGGCCGCTTCCGGCGTGACGTGCCGGCCCAGCGGCACGGCGacgtgctgctgctgccgcagttcATGGCgaacgtggcggcggcgggggccgagGACCGGGTCCTGCCGCTGCCCTTCTCCACGGCGTCCGTGCTCACGGCGCTGTGCCAGTGGGGCGTGTACGCGGACCTCATCGAGGTGGACGCCGGGCACGACTTCCACTCGGCGTGGGCGGACATCAACCTGGCCTGGGCCGTGCTCCGCCCCGGCGGCGTCATGTTCGGCCACGACTACTTCACCGGCGCCGACGACCGCGGCGTCCGGCGCGCCGTGACGCTCTTCGCGAAGGTCAAGGGCCTCTCCGTCCGGCCCCACGGCCAGCACTGGATCCTCTCGGCGAAGCCGCACGGCGACGCCCGGCGATGA